A region of Archocentrus centrarchus isolate MPI-CPG fArcCen1 unplaced genomic scaffold, fArcCen1 scaffold_33_ctg1, whole genome shotgun sequence DNA encodes the following proteins:
- the LOC115776548 gene encoding myelin-oligodendrocyte glycoprotein-like produces MKTLVVFLLLLDVSQHASAVELYEGDSFILPCQFPTFKFQGSSVEWSRSDLSPPTVHQLQGDELKEQNQRYSGRTSMKTDALQTGDLSLKLTDLQLSDSATYTCSVRDNRTEYQRVRDVQLQVKEQFPSWAKALLVLLVLLVVSGGLLFYFRQHF; encoded by the exons tttcccagcatgcctcagCTGTGGAGCTGTATGAGGGGGACTCCTTCATCCTGCCCTGTCAGTTTCCCACTTTTAAATTTCAAGGCTCCTCAGTGGAGTGGAGCCGCTCTGACCTCAGTCCTCCAACCGTCCACCAGCTGCAAGGAGACGAACTGAAAGAGCAGAACCAGCGTTACAGCGGCCGAACATCCATGAAGACTGACGCTCTGCAGACTGGAGACCTCAGCCTGAAGCTGACCGACCTCCAACTGTCTGACAGCGCCACCTACACCTGCTCTGTTAGAGACAATAGAACAGAATACCAGAGAGTGAGAGACgtacagctgcaggtcaaag AACAGTTTCCTTCCTGGGCCAAAGCTCTCCTGGTTCTCCTGGTTCTTCTTGTGGTTTCTGGaggtcttttattttatttccggCAGCACTTC